From Egibacteraceae bacterium, one genomic window encodes:
- the ptsP gene encoding phosphoenolpyruvate--protein phosphotransferase, with the protein MTAALLHGRGASPGVAVAPAFVMAPRPRPEARSDAAPVDPAHEHERLDRALAQAIGQLEAVADRLSDAVGAEEAAIFTAHAAFAADPELAGMAHGSIDAGATAEDAVRDAFGAFRNLLSASADEYLAARAADLDDVAERVVGVLTGATRPVPTERCIVVAHDLAPSDTAELPRDLVAGVVCEAGSPTSHAAILARSLGIPAVVGARDVITRAPAGVVLAVDGRSGEVLVDPDEVDRDRYAKFAAAEAERRERLEALRDLPGQTADGVHVELAANVNDPGALDRALGAGAQGSGLVRTEFLFLDATDAPTVDDQVAYYRRVLDAFPGERVVFRTLDIGADKPVPFITRPPEENPALGVRGLRLGLAEPRLLRDQLRALLRAASPAGGPTATGRLAIMFPMVATTAEVDEARAILDEVAGEEGVDVAGVEVGVMVEVPAAALAADRLARRVDFLSIGTNDLLQYLFAADRLNPDVAGIPDVFDPDVLRLIGSVCRAAAAHGAWVGVCGEAAAEPRAAAAFVALGVTELSMTPNAVPDVKDKLRRHTGDELRAAADAALAAPDGTAARAAFKEALR; encoded by the coding sequence ATGACCGCCGCGCTCCTGCATGGCCGGGGCGCCTCGCCCGGCGTGGCGGTTGCGCCGGCGTTCGTCATGGCGCCCCGGCCGAGACCCGAGGCCCGCAGCGACGCCGCGCCGGTCGACCCCGCGCACGAGCACGAACGGCTCGACCGCGCGCTCGCGCAGGCCATCGGGCAGCTCGAGGCGGTGGCGGACCGGCTGTCGGACGCGGTCGGCGCGGAGGAGGCGGCGATCTTCACCGCCCACGCCGCCTTCGCCGCCGACCCGGAGCTCGCCGGGATGGCGCACGGCTCCATCGACGCGGGCGCCACCGCGGAGGACGCGGTGCGCGACGCGTTCGGCGCCTTCCGCAACCTGCTGTCCGCATCGGCCGACGAGTACCTCGCCGCCCGGGCCGCCGACCTCGACGACGTCGCCGAGCGCGTCGTCGGCGTCCTCACGGGGGCGACCCGCCCTGTGCCGACCGAGCGCTGCATCGTCGTCGCGCACGACCTTGCGCCGTCGGACACCGCCGAGCTGCCGCGTGACCTCGTCGCCGGGGTGGTCTGCGAGGCCGGCTCGCCGACGAGCCACGCGGCCATCCTCGCGCGTTCGCTCGGGATCCCCGCGGTCGTCGGCGCCCGCGACGTCATCACCCGCGCCCCCGCCGGGGTGGTGCTCGCCGTCGACGGGCGCAGCGGCGAGGTCCTCGTCGACCCCGACGAGGTCGACCGGGACCGCTACGCGAAGTTCGCCGCGGCGGAGGCGGAGCGGCGGGAGCGTCTCGAAGCGCTTCGAGACCTGCCCGGCCAGACCGCCGACGGCGTCCACGTGGAGCTGGCCGCGAACGTCAACGACCCCGGCGCCCTTGACCGGGCGCTCGGGGCCGGGGCGCAGGGCAGCGGCCTCGTGCGCACGGAGTTCCTGTTCCTCGACGCGACCGACGCGCCCACGGTCGACGACCAGGTCGCCTACTACCGCCGGGTGCTCGACGCCTTCCCCGGCGAGCGCGTCGTCTTTCGCACCCTCGACATCGGCGCGGACAAGCCCGTGCCGTTCATCACGCGCCCGCCCGAGGAGAACCCCGCGCTCGGCGTCCGCGGCTTGCGCCTCGGGCTCGCCGAGCCGCGGCTGCTGCGCGACCAGCTGCGGGCGCTGCTGCGCGCCGCCTCACCGGCCGGCGGTCCGACCGCCACGGGCCGCCTCGCGATCATGTTCCCGATGGTCGCCACGACCGCCGAGGTCGACGAGGCCCGCGCGATCCTCGACGAGGTCGCCGGCGAGGAGGGCGTCGACGTCGCCGGCGTCGAGGTCGGGGTCATGGTCGAGGTGCCCGCCGCGGCGCTCGCCGCCGACCGGCTCGCCCGCCGCGTCGACTTCCTGTCCATCGGCACGAACGACCTGCTCCAGTACCTGTTCGCCGCCGACCGGCTCAACCCCGACGTCGCGGGGATCCCCGACGTGTTCGACCCCGACGTGCTGCGCCTTATCGGGTCGGTCTGCCGGGCCGCCGCCGCCCACGGGGCGTGGGTCGGCGTGTGCGGCGAGGCGGCGGCGGAGCCGCGTGCGGCCGCCGCGTTCGTCGCGCTCGGCGTCACCGAGCTGTCGATGACCCCGAACGCGGTGCCCGACGTGAAGGACAAGCTGCGCCGCCACACGGGCGACGAGCTGCGCGCAGCCGCGGACGCTGCGCTCGCCGCGCCGGACGGGACCGCGGCCCGCGCGGCGTTCAAGGAGGCGCTGCGCTGA
- a CDS encoding fructose-specific PTS transporter subunit EIIC, whose translation MKIVAVTSCPTGIAHTYMAAEALEKAAKAAGHDIVVETQGSAGAEVAPAESIRGADVLILAADAAVRDVERFAHLPRVEVKVAEAINRASEVIARAEEAARARPAAAAAPAAGAATAAATPRDPAGDAPATSTKGGTVRRWLMTGVSYMIPFVAAGGILIALAFAIGGAVEVTEVSVFDEFSIGALLLEIGGTAFSMLVPILAGFIAYAMADRPGIAPGIVGGLLAVHDAIGAGFLGGIAAGLIAGGTVLLLKKIRVPASLRGIMPVLVYPLVATFVVGALMILVVGQPIAAFTAALTSALEGMQGTNAILLGALLGLMMAFDMGGPVNKVAYTFGLAALAAGQFAPMGAVMAAGMTPPLGLALATALARRQYTVPEREAGKAAWLMGASFITEGAIPFAAADPVRVIPSIMAGSAVAGGLSMAFNATLQAPHGGIFVIGLVGNWPLYLLAIAIGSVVTAVLVNILKRVGANTADVVAETPQKEAVHA comes from the coding sequence GTGAAGATCGTCGCTGTCACCTCATGCCCCACGGGCATCGCCCACACCTACATGGCCGCGGAGGCCCTCGAGAAGGCCGCGAAGGCCGCCGGCCACGACATCGTCGTGGAGACGCAGGGTTCGGCCGGCGCGGAGGTCGCCCCGGCGGAGAGCATCCGGGGCGCCGACGTGCTCATCCTCGCCGCCGACGCGGCGGTCCGCGACGTCGAGCGCTTCGCGCACCTGCCCCGCGTCGAGGTGAAGGTCGCCGAGGCGATCAACCGGGCGAGCGAGGTCATCGCGCGCGCCGAGGAGGCCGCCCGCGCGCGACCGGCCGCCGCCGCGGCCCCGGCCGCGGGCGCCGCGACCGCCGCGGCCACCCCTCGTGATCCCGCCGGCGACGCGCCCGCGACGTCGACGAAGGGCGGCACCGTGCGCCGCTGGCTCATGACCGGGGTGAGCTACATGATCCCGTTCGTCGCCGCCGGCGGGATCCTCATCGCGCTCGCGTTCGCCATCGGCGGCGCGGTCGAGGTCACGGAGGTCAGCGTCTTCGACGAGTTCTCCATCGGCGCGCTGCTCCTCGAGATCGGCGGCACGGCGTTCTCGATGCTGGTGCCGATCCTCGCCGGATTCATCGCCTACGCGATGGCCGACCGGCCCGGCATCGCGCCGGGCATCGTCGGCGGCCTGCTCGCCGTGCACGACGCCATCGGCGCCGGCTTCCTCGGCGGCATCGCTGCGGGCCTGATCGCCGGCGGCACCGTGCTGCTGCTGAAGAAGATCCGGGTGCCGGCAAGCCTGCGCGGCATCATGCCGGTGCTCGTCTACCCGCTCGTCGCGACGTTCGTCGTCGGTGCGCTCATGATCCTGGTCGTCGGCCAGCCGATCGCGGCGTTCACCGCGGCGCTCACCAGCGCGCTGGAGGGGATGCAGGGCACCAACGCGATCCTGCTCGGCGCGCTCCTCGGGCTCATGATGGCCTTCGACATGGGCGGCCCTGTCAACAAGGTCGCCTACACCTTCGGTCTGGCGGCGCTCGCAGCCGGGCAGTTCGCCCCCATGGGCGCGGTCATGGCCGCCGGCATGACCCCACCGCTCGGTCTCGCCCTCGCGACCGCGCTCGCCCGGCGCCAGTACACCGTCCCCGAACGCGAGGCCGGCAAGGCCGCGTGGCTCATGGGCGCGTCGTTCATCACCGAGGGCGCGATCCCGTTCGCGGCCGCCGACCCCGTGCGGGTCATCCCCTCGATCATGGCCGGATCCGCCGTCGCCGGCGGGCTGTCCATGGCGTTCAACGCGACCCTGCAGGCGCCCCACGGCGGCATCTTCGTCATCGGGCTCGTCGGCAACTGGCCGCTCTACCTGCTCGCCATCGCGATCGGCAGCGTCGTCACCGCGGTGCTCGTCAACATCCTGAAGCGCGTCGGCGCGAACACCGCCGACGTCGTCGCGGAGACGCCCCAGAAGGAGGCTGTCCATGCCTAG
- a CDS encoding PTS sugar transporter subunit IIA, with protein MTLSIDDITSESLVTLDLDSADRWAAIDELARLLEVDGRVTDRSAFVQAVRAREETGPTGMEMGIAIPHGKSSGVARPSVAFGRSPDGVDFGSADGTPADLVFLIAAPEGESDLHITLLSRLARKLVHDEFRDALRTAATPADVIDILRKEVTL; from the coding sequence ATGACCCTGTCCATCGACGACATCACGAGCGAGTCGCTCGTCACCCTCGACCTCGACTCCGCTGACCGCTGGGCGGCGATCGACGAGCTCGCCCGCCTGCTCGAGGTCGACGGCCGCGTCACCGACCGGAGCGCCTTCGTGCAGGCGGTGCGCGCCCGGGAGGAGACCGGGCCGACCGGCATGGAGATGGGCATCGCCATCCCCCATGGCAAGTCCTCGGGCGTCGCCCGGCCGTCGGTGGCGTTCGGCCGCTCGCCCGACGGCGTGGACTTCGGCTCCGCCGACGGCACCCCTGCCGACCTCGTGTTCCTCATCGCCGCCCCGGAGGGCGAGAGCGACCTCCACATCACCCTGCTGTCCCGACTCGCTCGAAAGCTCGTGCACGACGAGTTCCGCGACGCCCTGCGCACGGCAGCGACGCCGGCGGACGTCATCGATATCTTGCGCAAGGAGGTCACCCTGTGA
- a CDS encoding HPr family phosphocarrier protein, with protein MPSKTVTLTNPTGLHARPAAVFAKAAAAHPCAVTVAKGERTVNAKSVLSVLTLDCHQGDELTIATDGEGEDTALDELVALVESGIGE; from the coding sequence ATGCCTAGCAAGACCGTCACGCTGACCAACCCCACCGGGCTCCACGCCCGTCCGGCGGCGGTGTTCGCGAAGGCTGCGGCCGCCCACCCGTGCGCGGTCACCGTCGCCAAGGGCGAGCGGACCGTGAACGCGAAGTCGGTGCTCAGCGTGCTCACCCTCGACTGCCACCAGGGCGACGAGCTCACGATCGCGACCGACGGCGAGGGCGAGGACACCGCCCTGGACGAGCTCGTCGCCCTCGTCGAGAGCGGCATCGGCGAATGA